One window of the Taeniopygia guttata chromosome W, bTaeGut7.mat, whole genome shotgun sequence genome contains the following:
- the LOC116806651 gene encoding ATP synthase subunit alpha, mitochondrial: protein MFSARVAASLARSLPWQAGLISRNTLGAVFVATRNLHAFKTCFQKTGTAEVSSILEERILGADTSAELEETGRVLSIGDGIARVYGLRNVQAEEMVEFSSGLKGMSLNLEPDNVGVVVFGNDRLIKEGDVVKRTGAIVDVPVGEELLGRVVDALGNPIDGKGSIASKMRRRVGLKAPGIIPRISVREPMQTGIKAVDSLVPIGRGQRELIIGDRQTGKTSIAIDTIINQKRFNDGTDEKKKLYCIYVAIGQKRSTVAQLVKRLTDADAMKYTIVVSATASDAAPLQYLAPYSGCSMGEYFRDNGKHALIIYDDLSKQAVAYRQMSLLLRRPPGREAYPGDVFYLHSRLLERAAKMNDSFGGGSLTALPVIETQAGDVSAYIPTNVISITDGQIFLETELFYKGIRPAINVGLSVSRVGSAAQTRAMKQVAGTMKLELAQYREVAAFAQFGSDLDAATQQLLNRGVRLTELLKQGQYVPMAIEEQVAVIYAGVRGHLDKLEPSKITKFESAFLAHVLSQHQALLSTIRTEGKISDQTEAKLKEIVTSFLATFEA, encoded by the exons GTACTGCTGAGGTATCCTCTATTCTTGAGGAACGTATTTTGGGAGCTGACACCTCTGCTGAACTTGAGGAAACTGGCCGTGTGCTCTCAATTGGTGATGGTATTGCCCGCGTGTATGGCCTAAGAAATGTCCAAGCAGAAGAAATGGTTGAATTCTCTTCTGGACTGAAG GGTATGTCCTTGAATTTGGAGCCCGACAACGTTGGTGTTGTTGTGTTTGGTAATGACAGACTGATCAAGGAGGGGGATGTTGTGAAGAGGACTGGTGCCATTGTGGATGTTCCAGTtggggaagagctgctgggcCGTGTTGTAGATGCCCTGGGTAATCCGATTGATGGGAAG GGTTCTATTGCATCTAAGATGCGTAGGAGAGTTGGCTTAAAGGCCCCTGGTATCATTCCCAGAATCTCTGTGCGTGAACCTATGCAGACTGGGATTAAGGCTGTAGACAGCTTGGTGCCAATTGGTCGTGGTCAGCGTGAACTGATAATTGGTGACAGGCAGACCGG GAAAACTTCAATTGCAATTGACACAATAATCAACCAGAAACGTTTTAATGATGGGACAGATGAGAAGAAGAAGCTGTACTGTATCTATGTCGCAATTGGCCAGAAGAGATCTACTGTTGCTCAGCTGGTGAAGAGGCTCACTGATGCAG ATGCCATGAAGTACACTATTGTGGTGTCTGCCACAGCATCTGATGCAGCACCCCTTCAGTATCTGGCTCCCTATTCAGGCTGCTCCATGGGTGAATACTTCAGAGACAATGGAAAACATGCATTAATCATCTATGATGACTTGTCCAAGCAG GCTGTTGCCTATCGCCAGATGTCTCTGCTGCTGCGTCGTCCACCTGGCCGTGAAGCCTACCCAGGTGATGTGTTCTACCTGCACTCTCGACTGCTGGAAAGAGCAGCCAAAATGAATGACTCCTTTGGAGGCGGCTCTCTGACTGCCTTGCCTGTCATTGAAACTCAGGCTGGTGATGTGTCTGCTTATATTCCAACCAATGTCATCTCCATCACTGATGGACAG ATTTTCTTGGAAACTGAGTTGTTCTACAAAGGTATCCGTCCAGCCATCAATGTTGGACTGTCTGTGTCCCGTGTAGGTTCTGCTGCTCAGACCAGGGCTATGAAGCAG GTGGCAGGTACCATGAAGCTGGAATTGGCTCAGTATCGTGAAGTAGCTGCCTTTGCCCAGTTTGGTTCTGATTTGGATGCTGCTACACAACAGCTGCTGAACCGTGGTGTACGTCTGACAGAGCTTCTCAAACAAGGACAGTATG TTCCCATGGCTATCGAGGAACAGGTTGCAGTCATCTATGCTGGTGTAAGAGGTCACTTGGACAAGCTGGAGCCCAGCAAAATTACTAAATTTGAGAGTGCTTTCCTAGCTCATGTACTGAGCCAGCACCAGGCTCTCCTATCCACAATCAG GACTGAAGGGAAGATCTCTGACCAGACAGAAGCTAAGTTGAAGGAAATAGTCACAAGTTTCCTGGCTACTTTTGAGGCATAA